Genomic segment of Malania oleifera isolate guangnan ecotype guangnan chromosome 7, ASM2987363v1, whole genome shotgun sequence:
CTCTGTTTCTCCTTTGCCTATGTGTTGTTCATttttctcatttgacaattctagcTCTCTCTAATGGGCTGCCGGGCCTCAAAGTTGGGCATCGAAGCCAACGCATTGCCTGTTCACATCCGCCCTCTTCTCCGGTGTAGGTTTGAGGAGATCCGAAGGCACAGAAAATCTGCAATAAAAGGCCCAACCCTCTCCAACAAGGAGCTGCTTCTTGAAGAGAAAGGAGAACAGGGGGATGAAAACTCCTCCCCATCTGACAAGTCTCTccactgtgatgacccaaaaagtATTTCTTCTTCCGCAGGAGAAAATATTGCTTCTCCAAATGAAAAGCCTTCTGCAGAGGAGAATCTGGTGTCTTGTGCAGAGGAAAATGGAGTTTCTGCATTGGTAGCAGCTTTGAAGGAGGAAGGGCTGGAGGCTAAAACATCCATGGAAGTGCAACCCACAATGGAGGGGGAGATCAAGTGTGAGAAAAGAATGGAGGAAGAGCCTTCAGAACAGGAGGGAATAAGCATGGAAGCCGAGAATGAGAGTAGAGGGAGAGTATGCGGAGCGATTGCAATGGAGAGCACAGCAACGACAGAGGcgaaggaagaagagaaggttaaagaagaaaaggaaggtgGAGGAGAGGAGAAAACTAATGGCAACGTCGAGGATTTGGAATACCTTTATCCTGGATCACCGAGCTTCCGAATCTATTATCTAAACTCGTTGGCTAATAAAAACGACGACTACGATGATGATGGTAAGTGAGCATTTACCAACCTAGATTGAAAATGAAATAGATTTAGTGATACCAACACGCAAAGAGCTGAGATGCCCAATCTATATATTCTAGTTTCTGGAATAAAGATTAAGAAACCATTCTGTTTTTCTCATCCTACACTTGTTTATATGTGCAAAGCAGGCAAGACTGATAGCTCTGAGAAGTCCCACAATGATGAGACGGATATGTCAAAGGATTTGAGCGACGACTCCGAGACTAAAAAGCAGAAACGTAAAAAGAGGAGATTTGGGAGGGTGATACCAAAAGGAAGGCCAGTTGCTGTAATGAACCTATTGAATGTGAGGTCTTGCTATTACCCACCTTGCAGTCACCATGACAGGACCCATCTTCTTACAAAAGAAGCAGCTGCTTGATTATGCATTGAAGAATCAAAcagcctttcttttctttcctttttttgagaaggggggggggggtgagaggGCGAGGGCAGGGGCGGGGGGAGGTGGGACTGTGGGAGGGGGTATTGGTTTCTCTATTGTCTTTTTCTAGGTCACTAGTCCTGTTCTTTTGCATAAACAGGAAGTGTACCCAAAAGTAAAGGTGTAATGTAACTCTCTATGAATTGGTCAGAGAAAGGATGTCCCATGGCCATGTTCATTGCCATGTAGTTAGACTACTCTAATTGATTAAACTAACTTCATGAGTTCATTCCATTTCCcctgcattattattatttttattattattattattattattattattacatgcaTGCGAAGTGGTGTCAGTAGACTTAAACCTTGTTCCTACATGACTCGATCAATTCAATTAGGCACTCACCATCCGTTTTCGTTATTCAACTCCTtgaccaaaagaaaaaaaatctaaagCTGCCCTGTCCTTCCATCCCTTGGATAGATAGAGATGGAGGGCAGAGGCCTGATTACTTGTATCTAACAGACAAATATCAATAACTAACCCATATTAATGCATGACTAGGCATATTGTTAGTATCTACAATTAAGCATGTTAAAATATAGTCCATTGACAGATGAAAATAAGAAGTAAATAGTTAATTAATTTTATGAGCAAATTAAATAAAGAcattatgcatgcaatgcatcCTGTATGTGATAGATTGGTGCAGTTGACAATGAAGAACAATAAAAGTAGGCCTTGGATcttaaaaataacaaaatttgtaCATTGGAATATGAAAGACTACAGCAATCGAACTCATTTTGTACATAGGCAACTCCATTCAATAGGGATTATGCTTTGTTCAATTACCTTTGCTTACAACCCACACAATTATGTACTTAGGAGTGGGCTGAATGAATAATGTGGATCGGTCAAAATTTAAGACCGATTCAGCGTACTCCATTTAGCATTAACAGATTATTAAGAATGAAAACTATCAAACAAAAAGAGCATACATTATGCGAGGAACAGATGCGAAAAATATATAGCTAAAGGGAAGAAAGGCAGGCACATAAGCAACACCAATAAGTTTTACTAGACACAAATATCTACATACGGACTGATTCCCACATTTTCTTAGTATTACTAGCACACCATAACACACATCACAGACATTAGAAAAAGAAACAGGCAGAAAGGAGGGACTGAGAGATGAAgcttgttttattttattttattttattttgtgggGGGCGGGGTAGAAGGGATGGTGCTAACCTAATCTGAAGGAAATGTGGTAGAGATGAAGTCCTCATCCTCTGCAAAAAGTTGCAGATTATTGTACTTCATCAGGAACTCAATTGCTTCTTTGTCAAATTCTAGCATGCTGGCCAATTTTATAAGCTCAGAGAGACCGCGTATGCATTCCTCTTTATCCCACAATAATCCCTCAGAGATTACTTCAGCAAAATATGTCGCGAACTCAATGACTTCTTTTTTTTCAGACTTGTCCACCTTCTGTATGAGAAGCTTAGAACTCTCTCTATCCCAACGGATCATTCGGCTTGCGCTCACAGTTATTACTTCCCCAGAAGACAAAGACAAACTATAGCTTACTGCAATTGGTTGCGGTGTCTCAAAAACAGAGACACTAACAAGGCGTTTAGCAACTTCATGCCTTCTTTCTACCTCCATTCGGACAGAGGGGTCTGCTAAAAACCCAAGAATGAGCTTGAACAACCCCTTCTTGAATAAATTCACAGGTTTCTCATCAATATTTATCATGGACAAATCATCGCTTTTTACAGATTCAGATATCGTGCGTACCCCAATATTTCTGTAGATTTCAAGGAGCTTAGTACGAGGCAAGGAAGGCAAGCTTGAGCGAGGACACCAGACAAATATAGGCCGAGGGGAAGACTGCTGAAAAAGATCTTTCAACAGAAGATCATCAGCAAGGAAAACGTCACCCTTGTTAAACAGTAAAATTTCACCAGAATCAGAATCAGTAGGGAGTTTCACCAGGCTATCTACAAGAGCTCTTGGAGTCTTCAAACCCCAGTGCCTTGTGGCATGTCCCCAGAAGGCACAACACTCAGCCTGTGATAATTGGTGTTCTGAGCTTTCCCAAACCTTCCAAAGCTTGCAATAATCATCCACAGAaggatttaatttaactccaaaagCATTCGAGAAAAAGGAAAGTAGTTGCTGCTCGTAGTGTTTGTCCAAGATGTTCAGCTGCGAGCCAAAGAGACCTTCCTTGTCATGAAGAGCACAATCTTCAGGGCTAACCCACTCTCCGCTGTCACTCCCATTTGGGATCCAAATCTTTCTATCAGCTTCACCATCAGGTTTCCAGTTGAATTTGTTCAAATAATTATATATTCTAATGACAGAAGTAAGTTCAGAATGGAAGTCAAGGTGGCTGGCAAGCAACGGGCACCCATTGGTCACATCAACGGTTACTCCTATCGCATTGAGCTCTTTTCTGTATGATGCAATGTTAGAACCATAAAATTCTTCATCAATGAAAGGACCATCATTCCGTTGTAAAAGAGCGCCCCAAATACCATCATACAACAAGCAATTGTCTGGAGACGCGTAACCAAAATGGGTCTTTATCCATTTTTTAGAGACCTTGTTCAAAAGAGCTTCGGGTAAGGGGCCTTCTTGCTGTTTCTGTAATATCTGGATGCATTCCAGCAATGACATCACATTTGCAGGAGTTATGCAACCAGGGTCTGATGGAAAATAAAGACCAGCAGCAACAAACTTTGCTCCGTATTTTAATTCAGTAACAACTCCCATGCTCTTCAGCTCTTTTCTGTATTCATGAATATCATCTCCATAGTGTTTCTCACCATCATCTATGAAAGGAAGTAGAGCAATCGGGGAGATGGCTTTCCAGTCTGGGCCAGAGAGTATACACTCTTTGGGACATCTATAATCACCGAGGCGAGTCCGTAACCATTTCACCTCAGAGATGCTTTTCTTGAGATCTCTTGGGAATTTGTTTGACGTTCTGGCTAGATGTTTATAACATGCCAGAAACGAAAGAGAATGCTCTTTTTTTATGGAAGACAATGATGCTTGCTTTTGAAAATGATGAACAAAGATTTTGGCAGCATCCTCAAAATCCACAACAACCCCAATcttcttcaattcattttcatacGAACCAATATTGCTTCCATAGAATTCTAGATCAATAAGTGGGAAACTGTTGAACACCTTCAGAAGACAGCCCCATTCAGCATTGAATAAGAAACATTGACAAGGACACATGAAGCCAACATTCGTCTTCAAGCATTTTCTATCCTTCAGAGTACTGGAAAACTTGTTGGATGATCCCACATGACGAATGCATTCCAGTATCAAGAGAAAAGATTCAGATGTCCTAGCATCTATATGCATTGAAGGTTTTAAATAATCAATAACAAGTTGGTAGTTCTTATTGAACCCAACTATCACACCAAGCAACTGAAGTTCCTTTTTGTAAGAAAGGATTTCCTTGCCATAGTAATCTTGATCAATAAATGGGATATCACTTAGTAGCGATGCAGCTCTCCATTCCTTATCAGAAAGTACTGAACCAACTGGAGACATGTCACCACGGGAAGTCCTTAACCATCTTCTTTCTCTGACAGCATGTACAAAATCATCAACAGGAAGcattttttctctcaaaaatctGATGAAATTAAGTATTGAAAAGACATTGCTTCTAGTTAAAGATGAGGAAGCTGCCAAAAACATGAGCCGCTCCCCAATGAATTGGCAAGCTTCTCCATATTCAAACCGCACCCCAATTGTTATCAGTTCTTCCCGGTAGTCCGTGATTCTGCACCCATAGAATTCCTGATCAATCAATGGAATATCAACTAAAACTGATCCATTTTGCAGGAGATTTCCCCAAGAAGAGGTAAGTAAGAATGACTCTGAGGGAGGCCTATAGCCAGGACTGCCACTCAAAGAAACCTTCAACCAGCTCCCCTCCTTTATGCACTTCAGAAATCTATTAGGCAAGCGAATCCTCTTACATCTCATGTTTTGAATCCAATCCAAAAGCAAGAATACATTTCGCTTAGTAAGTGGAGTTGACACAGAAGGTATCACGGCATCTGGAGGTGTTAGATTAGGGATGTCAGAAGCTGCTACATGTTTTTTCAGGAACTTGATCATCTCTTTTCCGGCTGTACATACACCTGCAAACTTGCTCGAGTGCAAATAATCCTCGCCCAGCTCCAAATAGCCTTCATCTCTCCATGGGTTAGATCCAATTAGTTCCACCCATTGGCTCCCATTAGCAGGGACTAGAACCCCATTCCTTCGTGTGGCTATGCAACCATAATTATCTA
This window contains:
- the LOC131161009 gene encoding uncharacterized protein LOC131161009, with amino-acid sequence MGCRASKLGIEANALPVHIRPLLRCRFEEIRRHRKSAIKGPTLSNKELLLEEKGEQGDENSSPSDKSLHCDDPKSISSSAGENIASPNEKPSAEENLVSCAEENGVSALVAALKEEGLEAKTSMEVQPTMEGEIKCEKRMEEEPSEQEGISMEAENESRGRVCGAIAMESTATTEAKEEEKVKEEKEGGGEEKTNGNVEDLEYLYPGSPSFRIYYLNSLANKNDDYDDDGKTDSSEKSHNDETDMSKDLSDDSETKKQKRKKRRFGRVIPKGRPVAVMNLLNVRSCYYPPCSHHDRTHLLTKEAAA
- the LOC131160730 gene encoding uncharacterized protein LOC131160730, translated to MNLSCRSEMATAMREHVEEIRKMKFSIGQEFKNPLTEDLHQAVKIFSAELYAKDVHFLMELIQNAEDNEYPEGVDPSLEFIITSRDITGTGASSTLLVFNNEKGFLAKNIDSICSVGRSTKKGNRKRGYIGEKGIGFKSVFLISAQPHIFSNGYHIRFNEEPCPHCNVGYIVPEWVEDDPILSDIKRVYGAGNALPTTTIVLPLKPDKVIPVKQQLSCIHPEVLLFLSKIKQLSVKEDNEDPRLSTLSAVAISRETDFVTRKNIDAESYTLHLSTDEDGEKFQKECRYYMWRQKFPVKHENRVERRMEVEEWVITLSFPYGERLRRGTSSPGVYAFLPTEMVTNFPFIIQADFLLASSRETILFDDKWNQGILECVPHAFINAFKSLVVAREGVPVSNLPPLFGFLPINSSSYSPLNAVRESIKVMLVEENIIPSETYTDQKFFHRPCEVGRLMPAFWNILSKAKMQGVSLHNLSSHGSYILNSSFDQSKYNSILNFLGVKAVDNEWYAKCIRSSNLVLGVSEDVYLELLCFLAENWLLRFQNSNMKSIPLLKYVDFNLNVSLCTINEAAQRKRMFISHENHCISWLIDWNREFRSVAGWDFLPKSTQEAIFSSSQRATISKWLIDMVNITAVKVYGYADLLANSLNGDRKLAVAYAHLLYHSLSGDYLTEREAKYLCDKMPLVDNYGCIATRRNGVLVPANGSQWVELIGSNPWRDEGYLELGEDYLHSSKFAGVCTAGKEMIKFLKKHVAASDIPNLTPPDAVIPSVSTPLTKRNVFLLLDWIQNMRCKRIRLPNRFLKCIKEGSWLKVSLSGSPGYRPPSESFLLTSSWGNLLQNGSVLVDIPLIDQEFYGCRITDYREELITIGVRFEYGEACQFIGERLMFLAASSSLTRSNVFSILNFIRFLREKMLPVDDFVHAVRERRWLRTSRGDMSPVGSVLSDKEWRAASLLSDIPFIDQDYYGKEILSYKKELQLLGVIVGFNKNYQLVIDYLKPSMHIDARTSESFLLILECIRHVGSSNKFSSTLKDRKCLKTNVGFMCPCQCFLFNAEWGCLLKVFNSFPLIDLEFYGSNIGSYENELKKIGVVVDFEDAAKIFVHHFQKQASLSSIKKEHSLSFLACYKHLARTSNKFPRDLKKSISEVKWLRTRLGDYRCPKECILSGPDWKAISPIALLPFIDDGEKHYGDDIHEYRKELKSMGVVTELKYGAKFVAAGLYFPSDPGCITPANVMSLLECIQILQKQQEGPLPEALLNKVSKKWIKTHFGYASPDNCLLYDGIWGALLQRNDGPFIDEEFYGSNIASYRKELNAIGVTVDVTNGCPLLASHLDFHSELTSVIRIYNYLNKFNWKPDGEADRKIWIPNGSDSGEWVSPEDCALHDKEGLFGSQLNILDKHYEQQLLSFFSNAFGVKLNPSVDDYCKLWKVWESSEHQLSQAECCAFWGHATRHWGLKTPRALVDSLVKLPTDSDSGEILLFNKGDVFLADDLLLKDLFQQSSPRPIFVWCPRSSLPSLPRTKLLEIYRNIGVRTISESVKSDDLSMINIDEKPVNLFKKGLFKLILGFLADPSVRMEVERRHEVAKRLVSVSVFETPQPIAVSYSLSLSSGEVITVSASRMIRWDRESSKLLIQKVDKSEKKEVIEFATYFAEVISEGLLWDKEECIRGLSELIKLASMLEFDKEAIEFLMKYNNLQLFAEDEDFISTTFPSD